The sequence ATGATCTTCTTGCGAGAGAATGGGCTCATTATTGTGGAAGCGAATAAGCTGATAGGCCTGATAGGTATTGTTCAACGTAAACTTTTCACGGACATTTGCCGACAGTTCTGCTGGCAGGAGCTTATCGCTATCCAGAAAAGAAGTTGGTTTTTCAAACATCTGCTGGCCGATGAGGTCCAAGATTCCATTAATACCTTTATTGCTTCGGGCATTGGTTTGGATGACGGGAACCCCAAGTGCCTTGTAGAGGGCATGGGCCTTCACTTTTATTCCTTGTTCTTCTGCAGTATCGGCCATGTTCAAGACCACAGCCATGGGCAAGCCCAAGTCCATGATCTGCGTGACCAAAAATAAACCCCGCTCCATGCTGGACATGTCCACCACAGCCAACACAAAATCCGGTTTGGAGGATTTGTCCAGCCCATTGAGCACTCGGTGGACGATCACTTCGTCCTCAGAATTTGGGTAAATGCTGTAGGTGCCGGGAAGATCTATGATCGTAGCCTGCTGGTCACCGAGCTTCACACTGGCATAGCGCTTATCCACCGTCACACCGGGGTAATTGCCCACCTTTTGGCGAAGCCCCGTAAGGCGGTTAAAAATCGTGGTCTTGCCCACATTTGGATTTCCAATGAGGGCCACCGTAAAGGTGGATAGCTTCTCTGGGGTGATTACTTCTGGCATACAGCAATTAGTTTTCTAGGGTCACTTCGATGAGTTTGGCCTCTGCTTTCCGGAGGGCAATAACGGTATTTTCCAGTCTAAACGCCAAAGGATCCTGTAAAGGCGCCCGCTGCAACAACGAAATCTGTTTGCCCGGTAAAAAGCCCATTTCCATGATATTTAAGGTCAATTCACTGGGCAAAATCTCATGGATGATGGCCCTCTCACCAATTTTTATCTTATCTGCCGTCATATTTTTTACTTTATGAAGGAACAAATCACTCCTTTATTTATCCGTCATGACTCGCCTTCCGAAATCCTGAGCTATTAAACTCCTTCGATGATACCTGCAAAATGGCTTACGCAGGAATGTTCAAATCCTTGAATCCCTGTATATCAAGCCGGTATTTTGGCTTAATTGAATTAGATTGAATCTAAATTGCTGCAAAATTAACGGAAAAAGTGTAGAATTCGTTCTGTTTTTGCTGAAATCTTGGATTTACATGATGAGCGGCCGCTTAGGTTGATGCTACACTCGGGGATGTCTTTATCCATAAGCAAGACAAAACCAACCCGACTCGCCACCTCCAATGGTCTTGCCAATTTCACATCAACTATCCTAGGCCTCCTTTAACGGTAATGGCCCCTGAGAGTTGAGTCCAACCTAACAACCATGCCCGCAAGGAGCAGGTAAAAGACTCGCCAGCACCAATCAATATCGATTTACAATCGCAATTGGGGCTATTATTGGTTTCATGATTTCCCATTTATCCACACCATTAGTATTCATCGAGGACATTCTAGTGCATAACGCATACTATTTGCCCATTAGCACCCTTGATCATGTCATCAAAACGGGATTTCCATCCCAAAAACAGGCTCAAATTACCCGATATTTCCTTCAAATTGCCGATCAAATCCCTCTATCCACGGAAGATCATCCTACCTTCGAGACATCAAATTATCGTTCCCAAGGAGCATCCTTTGTAAACCCAAAAAAGACATTGCCACATGCATAGAATATTACTTTTAACATTGACATTGGGGATATTGTCCGCTTGCTCCCCAGAAAGCACAAAAGAGGAAACAAAGGAAACTCCTTCCTCTACGGCCAAGCGATCGTTTACGACCTACTGTAACCCGCTCGACATTGATTATACCTATATGTCCCACTATCGGGCGAGAAATAACGTTTCCTACCGATCAGGAGCGGATCCGGCCATCGTTAATTTTAAGGGCAAATATTATCTTTTTGTCACCCGGTCCCATGGCTATTGGGTATC comes from Echinicola vietnamensis DSM 17526 and encodes:
- a CDS encoding FeoA family protein, coding for MTADKIKIGERAIIHEILPSELTLNIMEMGFLPGKQISLLQRAPLQDPLAFRLENTVIALRKAEAKLIEVTLEN